Proteins encoded together in one Tenuifilum sp. 4138str window:
- a CDS encoding NifU family protein: MSKEQVVAKVEKAIEVIRPFLQNDGGDISLVEVTDDYIVKVKLHGACGSCPYSIMTLKNGVEQAIIRDVPEIKEVVAVNLNF, encoded by the coding sequence ATGTCCAAAGAACAAGTTGTAGCCAAAGTAGAAAAGGCAATTGAAGTAATCAGACCATTCCTCCAGAACGATGGTGGCGATATCTCACTTGTTGAGGTAACGGACGATTACATTGTTAAAGTTAAACTTCATGGTGCTTGCGGCAGTTGCCCATATAGCATTATGACCCTTAAGAATGGTGTGGAACAAGCTATTATTCGCGATGTTCCTGAAATTAAGGAAGTGGTTGCCGTGAACCTTAACTTTTAA